The proteins below are encoded in one region of Saccharomyces kudriavzevii IFO 1802 strain IFO1802 genome assembly, chromosome: 5:
- the GTT3 gene encoding Gtt3p (similar to Saccharomyces cerevisiae GTT3 (YEL017W); ancestral locus Anc_1.445), whose translation MSTKSTFSRWKKADLIDLANKLEIGGFPNYAKKSDMIDFLESHLTHLEKPVDFKDDYPELKSFYESMTVDQSKDEEDVSGSGSSDTAANDSDLEKAYIKEDDERSQSGDEVSAMRPDSNTSASASANAKANFNLLDFSSDHNPSTSASTRFKFDFHDYVSDIRYHTRKLNENVQDYLSTISSVDTIFSLVEFSFLLRNILAAGKPTSSTSSLASSLEAAVAAHNKYQDVLDFCLPTLTWLLFFRGVPTLVSYYINFIRYDLDIELDPMTFSLSKLLISLAIFKTCNDKNLDFQSFQCVNQVWAQLCAVNNSLGMVPVVFSMVSCLLALYVL comes from the coding sequence ATGTCGACCAAGTCTACTTTTAGTCGCTGGAAGAAGGCGGACCTGATTGATCTGGCCAACAAGCTGGAAATCGGCGGCTTCCCCAACTACGCAAAGAAGAGCGACATGATAGATTTCCTTGAATCTCACTTGACCCATCTCGAGAAGCCCGTGGACTTCAAAGACGACTACCCGGAGCTGAAGTCTTTTTATGAGTCGATGACGGTGGACCAGTCCAAGGATGAAGAGGACGTGTCTGGGTCCGGATCTTCCGACACGGCCGCAAATGACTCCGATCTGGAGAAGGCCTACATCAAGGAGGACGATGAGAGGTCGCAATCTGGCGACGAAGTCAGCGCGATGAGGCCTGATTCAAACACGAGTGCGAGCGCGAGCGCAAACGCTAAGGCGAACTTCAATTTGCTGGATTTCAGCTCGGATCACAACCCATCTACGTCCGCATCGACGAGATTCAAGTTCGATTTCCACGATTACGTCTCTGACATAAGATATCACACGCGAAAGCTGAACGAGAACGTTCAGGATTATCTGTCCACTATTTCTTCCGTCGACACCATCTTTTCCCTCGTGGAATTCTCTTTTCTGCTGAGAAATATATTAGCCGCCGGGAAGCCGACCTCCTCCACTTCTTCGCTCGCATCGTCGCTCGAAGCCGCCGTTGCCGCCCACAACAAATACCAAGATGTGCTGGATTTCTGCCTACCTACACTCACGTGGCTGCTCTTCTTTAGAGGCGTCCCAACATTGGTGTCGTACTACATCAACTTTATCCGGTACGACCTGGACATCGAGTTGGACCCAATGACGTTCAGTCTCTCGAAGTTGCTAATCTCTTTGGCAATCTTCAAAACCTGTAATGATAAAAACTTGGACTTccaatcttttcaatgcGTCAACCAAGTGTGGGCCCAGCTCTGTGCCGTGAACAACTCCCTGGGCATGGTGCCTGTGGTGTTCTCTATGGTTAGCTGCCTACTGGCTCTATACGTACTATAG